One segment of Rubripirellula amarantea DNA contains the following:
- a CDS encoding ABC transporter permease family protein, which translates to MSEIESKVQSARRRLMLAQFGRTLSVTLFAALLIATIAIAVPAFYALGIDFSVWSKGWVIGTVVVAVLAALIHTVVKAPTTAKVAAEVDHRFGLRERLSSSISLHESDRESEFGLALQADAGRRASQLSIADKFSLKPSKLGWLPLSIVPILALVLLLVEPVSTTVANSTEQSDPALMKQVQTVAKQLKKRIEQQKRKADAEGLREAKEMYEKMESDLDKLTNKKSLNRKDTMIAMNDLKKQLEERRKELGSSEGVRKALAQMDGLESGEGAKVAKAIQKGEFGKAEDIVKELAKKMNDGKLSNEEKKELQKQVQKMADQLKKAAKKHEQEKQELKEKIEQAKKEGRGADASKMQQQLNQMQQQDAQAQKMGQMAQSMQQAADAMKNGNSQDAADAMQQMADQLGEMSQEMSELEDLESAMDQLSQSKNQMQCQGCQGGGCKQCQGNGMGSGQGAGEGNGLGNGSGKGDRPESENDTNTYETQVRGDVKKGKAIIAGFADGPNRKGVTREDIKAAIQSQLSEESDPTENQSLPRDEREHAQQYFDRLREGT; encoded by the coding sequence ATGAGCGAAATCGAATCCAAAGTCCAATCCGCACGACGTCGTTTGATGTTGGCTCAATTTGGACGCACCCTTTCGGTCACGTTGTTTGCGGCCCTTCTGATTGCGACGATTGCAATTGCCGTGCCCGCATTTTATGCCCTGGGAATTGATTTTTCCGTCTGGTCCAAAGGTTGGGTGATTGGGACCGTCGTTGTCGCTGTTCTGGCCGCCTTGATACACACCGTTGTTAAAGCACCAACCACGGCAAAGGTGGCTGCCGAAGTGGACCACCGTTTTGGGCTGCGGGAACGGCTTAGCAGTTCGATCTCGCTTCACGAATCCGATCGAGAATCGGAATTTGGGCTGGCGCTTCAAGCCGATGCGGGTCGCCGGGCCAGTCAGCTTTCGATTGCTGACAAGTTCTCTCTTAAACCGAGCAAGCTCGGTTGGCTTCCCCTATCGATCGTTCCGATCTTGGCTCTCGTTTTGCTGTTGGTTGAACCGGTCAGCACCACGGTTGCAAACTCGACTGAGCAATCCGATCCGGCGTTGATGAAACAAGTTCAAACGGTTGCCAAACAACTCAAGAAGCGAATCGAACAACAAAAACGCAAGGCGGATGCGGAAGGGCTGCGAGAGGCCAAAGAGATGTACGAGAAGATGGAATCGGATCTCGACAAACTCACCAATAAGAAAAGTCTCAATCGCAAAGACACCATGATTGCGATGAATGACCTGAAGAAACAGCTCGAAGAACGTCGTAAAGAACTCGGATCGTCCGAAGGGGTGCGCAAGGCGCTGGCGCAAATGGATGGGCTTGAATCGGGCGAAGGCGCAAAAGTTGCCAAAGCGATTCAAAAAGGAGAGTTCGGAAAGGCCGAGGATATCGTTAAAGAGCTTGCCAAGAAAATGAACGATGGCAAATTGAGCAACGAGGAAAAAAAGGAACTTCAAAAGCAAGTTCAGAAGATGGCGGACCAGCTCAAGAAGGCAGCTAAAAAACACGAGCAGGAAAAGCAAGAGCTTAAAGAGAAGATCGAGCAAGCGAAAAAAGAAGGGCGTGGGGCAGACGCATCGAAGATGCAGCAACAGCTCAATCAGATGCAGCAGCAAGACGCTCAAGCGCAAAAGATGGGGCAGATGGCTCAGTCAATGCAGCAGGCTGCTGATGCGATGAAGAATGGGAATTCGCAGGATGCGGCCGATGCGATGCAGCAAATGGCCGATCAACTCGGTGAAATGTCTCAAGAAATGTCTGAGCTTGAAGACCTCGAATCCGCTATGGACCAACTGTCTCAGTCCAAGAACCAAATGCAATGCCAAGGTTGCCAGGGTGGTGGCTGCAAGCAGTGTCAAGGCAATGGAATGGGCAGCGGTCAGGGAGCTGGCGAAGGCAATGGTCTGGGTAACGGCTCGGGGAAAGGTGATCGGCCCGAATCCGAAAACGACACCAATACCTACGAAACGCAAGTGCGAGGCGATGTGAAGAAAGGCAAAGCAATCATTGCTGGCTTTGCCGATGGCCCCAACCGCAAGGGTGTGACGCGTGAAGACATCAAAGCCGCTATACAAAGTCAGCTATCCGAAGAAAGTGACCCAACCGAAAACCAGTCACTTCCGCGAGACGAGCGAGAACATGCTCAGCAGTACTTCGACCGGTTACGAGAAGGGACTTAG
- a CDS encoding thiol-disulfide oxidoreductase DCC family protein, with product MPTLPDPDDLKDSNVVIYDGQCNFCRGQVNNLRRLDIGGKRLSFISLHDPRVKERYPDLSHDDLMAQMYVIDRDQNRYGGSDAVRFLSRQLPLLWPVMPILHIPGTAGLWRWGYHQIAKRRYKLAGKNCEDGVCKI from the coding sequence ATGCCAACCCTTCCGGATCCCGACGACCTGAAAGACTCCAACGTCGTGATCTACGATGGCCAGTGCAATTTTTGTCGTGGGCAAGTCAATAACCTTCGACGTCTGGACATTGGCGGTAAACGGTTATCATTCATCTCGCTGCATGACCCACGGGTGAAAGAACGATACCCGGATCTGAGTCACGACGACCTGATGGCACAAATGTATGTCATCGATCGAGACCAAAACCGGTATGGCGGCAGCGATGCCGTACGTTTTCTATCACGCCAACTTCCGCTGCTGTGGCCCGTGATGCCGATTCTTCACATCCCCGGGACAGCGGGGCTGTGGCGATGGGGCTACCACCAAATCGCAAAGCGTCGCTACAAACTTGCCGGCAAGAATTGCGAAGACGGTGTCTGCAAGATCTAG
- a CDS encoding phosphoribosylformylglycinamidine synthase subunit PurQ, which translates to MSTQSVAPRVLVLRAPGTNCDEETAFAFEKAGAIAERVHVNRLIENPALKDRYQILCFPGGFSYGDDIAAGRILATRLREHLAGMVDSFVHGNGDRLVLGICNGMQVMMRLGVLTEGVSEDDQPPATLTWNNHGRFEDRWVHLAVDAKSPCVFTQGIEKMYLPMAHAEGKFVARDESALSRLRDAGRLAVRYTDESDAGVSDEVLPFPINPNGADANVAGVCDASGRVFGLMPHPERHIEATHHPFWTRRKEQPEHGDGLAMFQNAVQWFA; encoded by the coding sequence ATGTCCACCCAAAGTGTTGCTCCCCGAGTCCTTGTTTTGCGTGCTCCGGGCACGAATTGTGACGAAGAAACGGCATTCGCGTTTGAAAAAGCTGGCGCGATCGCAGAGCGGGTTCACGTCAACCGGCTGATCGAGAATCCGGCTCTTAAAGACCGCTACCAAATCCTTTGCTTTCCGGGCGGGTTCAGCTACGGCGATGACATCGCAGCGGGCCGAATTCTTGCTACCCGGCTTCGTGAGCATTTGGCCGGGATGGTGGACTCGTTTGTTCACGGCAACGGCGACCGGTTAGTGCTGGGGATCTGTAACGGCATGCAAGTGATGATGCGGTTGGGCGTTCTGACCGAAGGCGTTAGCGAGGATGATCAACCACCAGCGACGTTGACTTGGAACAATCATGGACGTTTCGAGGATCGCTGGGTTCACTTGGCGGTCGATGCAAAGTCGCCTTGTGTGTTCACGCAAGGCATTGAAAAGATGTACCTTCCCATGGCGCACGCGGAGGGCAAGTTTGTTGCCCGAGACGAATCCGCGTTATCACGATTGCGAGACGCCGGACGATTGGCCGTTCGATACACGGACGAGTCCGATGCTGGTGTAAGCGACGAGGTGTTGCCATTTCCCATCAATCCCAACGGTGCTGATGCCAACGTGGCTGGGGTTTGCGATGCCAGCGGTCGCGTGTTTGGATTGATGCCGCACCCAGAGCGTCACATCGAAGCGACTCATCACCCCTTTTGGACTCGTCGCAAGGAACAACCCGAGCACGGTGACGGACTAGCGATGTTCCAAAATGCGGTCCAGTGGTTCGCTTAG
- a CDS encoding DUF2314 domain-containing protein: MSEPNSPVFMASSEDPAMQQAIKRARQTFRFFWRELSWEYRRIVPGLDIAAVKIAFEDPPGTPKQDPDQPAVEEMWVSDIQFDGQQVSGTLINNPNWLTSVSEGDDVIANPMQVNDWMYAINQKVCGAFTVNVIRAAMSKSERRAHDNAWGLDFGHPESIVVVPPDYIGQPAPKKSFLGGSKPVVQDLAEVAKREHPMAINMLPSLEEQLTEDPSIVHQTDERGFTFLHQLTLAGSAASVAALLTHDADPNAVASNGMTPLRLAKSLGWKDVAEVLVHAGAQ; this comes from the coding sequence ATGAGCGAACCCAATTCCCCGGTCTTCATGGCGTCGAGTGAAGATCCAGCGATGCAGCAGGCAATCAAGCGAGCCCGGCAAACATTTCGGTTTTTCTGGCGAGAACTTTCGTGGGAATACCGTCGGATCGTTCCCGGGCTCGATATCGCAGCGGTGAAGATTGCCTTTGAAGATCCTCCCGGGACACCCAAGCAAGACCCCGATCAACCGGCGGTCGAAGAAATGTGGGTGAGTGATATCCAGTTCGATGGGCAACAGGTCTCAGGGACGCTCATCAACAATCCAAACTGGCTGACTTCGGTGAGCGAGGGCGACGATGTCATCGCGAACCCAATGCAGGTCAACGATTGGATGTACGCGATCAACCAAAAGGTCTGCGGAGCATTCACGGTCAATGTGATCCGAGCAGCGATGAGTAAGTCGGAACGCCGAGCTCATGACAACGCCTGGGGACTCGACTTCGGTCATCCTGAATCCATCGTTGTCGTTCCGCCCGATTACATCGGTCAACCTGCTCCCAAGAAAAGCTTCTTGGGCGGATCCAAACCCGTGGTACAAGACCTTGCCGAGGTGGCGAAACGCGAGCACCCCATGGCAATCAACATGTTGCCGTCTCTAGAAGAGCAGCTCACGGAAGATCCATCAATTGTCCATCAAACCGACGAACGAGGTTTTACATTTCTGCATCAGCTAACCCTAGCCGGTAGTGCCGCCAGCGTTGCGGCGCTACTGACGCATGACGCTGACCCCAATGCGGTTGCGTCCAATGGCATGACACCTCTGCGACTCGCCAAGTCGCTCGGCTGGAAGGACGTTGCCGAGGTGCTCGTTCATGCTGGCGCTCAATAA
- a CDS encoding TVP38/TMEM64 family protein produces the protein MMRSRSQVYRYIPPLMMVAIGTTLLCRGFELRNIHDWVDSFGATAPIVFVAVGVILMSLFVPKTVMSITAGAMFGTGWGSGLMLVTALLAAALNYMIGRLWVSGSSATDENQSKSVPAGDIISTMRQMAADANFAGHLLLRLSPVPTMIISYTMGACHAKIVPYIVAAAVAMIPQILWVHSGTASHLIGDADASPEKWTSIALAVVGGLLVSVLIPREVLRRLRDSRTIEGAAT, from the coding sequence ATGATGCGTTCTCGCAGCCAAGTGTACCGATACATCCCGCCTTTGATGATGGTGGCTATCGGAACGACGTTGCTTTGCCGAGGCTTCGAACTTAGAAACATTCACGACTGGGTTGACTCATTCGGCGCTACCGCTCCGATCGTATTCGTAGCGGTCGGCGTGATACTGATGTCCCTTTTTGTCCCCAAAACCGTGATGTCGATCACCGCTGGTGCGATGTTCGGAACAGGATGGGGCAGCGGCTTGATGCTGGTCACCGCCCTGCTCGCTGCGGCATTGAATTACATGATTGGTCGGTTGTGGGTTTCGGGCTCCAGCGCTACCGACGAAAACCAAAGCAAATCGGTCCCGGCCGGAGACATCATTTCGACAATGCGTCAAATGGCGGCTGATGCAAATTTTGCCGGGCACCTGCTACTTCGACTCTCGCCGGTACCCACAATGATCATCAGCTACACGATGGGAGCATGCCACGCCAAAATAGTGCCCTATATCGTCGCGGCCGCTGTAGCAATGATCCCGCAAATTTTGTGGGTCCACAGCGGAACGGCCTCGCACCTGATCGGCGATGCCGATGCATCACCTGAAAAATGGACAAGCATCGCCCTCGCCGTCGTAGGTGGACTGCTAGTCAGCGTCTTAATTCCGCGAGAAGTGTTGCGTCGGTTGCGAGACTCGCGAACGATCGAAGGAGCAGCTACCTAA
- a CDS encoding PH domain-containing protein: protein MTHRVYDSAIDAWVAALLIISPLSSVIIGVYLFLQGQSDDASIMFAAGAFTTMVIVACTLPCRYTLLEDAISIRCGIILFYQVAYTDIESADLSSSWLSGPALSLKRIAIKTKRRTIIVSPKDREQFLSELNERIANAGLDKLS, encoded by the coding sequence ATGACGCATCGTGTTTACGACTCAGCAATCGATGCCTGGGTCGCGGCGCTACTGATCATTTCACCATTGAGCTCCGTCATCATTGGCGTCTACTTGTTCCTTCAAGGTCAATCCGACGACGCATCAATCATGTTTGCCGCCGGTGCCTTCACCACGATGGTAATCGTCGCCTGTACCCTGCCCTGCCGCTACACACTGCTCGAAGACGCAATCTCAATCCGCTGCGGAATTATCCTGTTCTATCAGGTTGCCTACACCGACATTGAATCGGCAGACCTATCATCATCGTGGCTCAGCGGTCCCGCCCTTTCGTTGAAACGAATCGCCATCAAGACCAAACGACGAACCATCATCGTGTCGCCCAAAGACCGCGAACAGTTTCTGTCTGAACTGAACGAGCGAATCGCGAATGCTGGGCTCGATAAGCTGAGTTAG
- a CDS encoding class I SAM-dependent methyltransferase: MKSEERFEFGKNWRAFLETVDETRIEEAQESLRQKLGRDSLGGERFLDIGCGSGLFSLAAHRLGAEVVSIDYDQECVGCTQTLRDRFGDDVQGRWTIHQGSVLDESFMLALGEFDVVYSWGVLHHTGDMNRAIELASRRVCPGGQFFIAIYNDQGGASRRWLAIKKLYHRFPSFLRPVWVVAVASVYESKFAFARLARFGNPLPFADWRAKKNDRGMTVWYDWVDWIGGLPFEVAKPEDIVMPLRKRGFTLDRLTTVGNGWGCNEYVFERVGPEAVEEVREDSLT; the protein is encoded by the coding sequence ATGAAGTCTGAGGAGCGATTTGAGTTTGGCAAGAATTGGCGGGCCTTCTTAGAAACCGTTGATGAAACTCGAATCGAGGAAGCCCAAGAATCGCTGAGGCAAAAACTTGGTCGTGATTCGCTCGGCGGAGAACGGTTCTTGGACATTGGTTGCGGTAGTGGTTTGTTTTCGTTGGCCGCTCATCGACTCGGAGCTGAGGTCGTTTCAATCGACTACGACCAGGAGTGCGTTGGATGCACTCAAACACTTCGGGATAGATTCGGGGACGACGTTCAAGGTCGTTGGACCATTCACCAGGGTTCGGTACTGGATGAATCGTTCATGCTGGCTCTCGGTGAGTTCGATGTCGTCTATTCCTGGGGCGTCCTGCATCACACCGGCGACATGAACCGAGCGATTGAGTTGGCAAGCCGACGAGTTTGTCCGGGGGGCCAGTTTTTCATTGCGATCTACAACGACCAAGGCGGCGCCAGTCGAAGGTGGCTTGCGATCAAGAAACTCTATCATCGTTTTCCAAGCTTTCTGCGGCCTGTATGGGTAGTGGCTGTTGCCAGCGTCTACGAATCAAAGTTTGCATTCGCGCGACTCGCTAGGTTTGGCAACCCGCTACCGTTTGCCGATTGGCGAGCGAAGAAGAACGATCGAGGCATGACCGTGTGGTACGACTGGGTCGATTGGATCGGTGGCCTCCCTTTCGAAGTCGCCAAACCAGAAGACATCGTCATGCCATTGCGAAAACGAGGGTTCACTCTTGACCGCCTGACCACGGTGGGAAATGGATGGGGATGCAACGAGTACGTGTTCGAGCGAGTTGGCCCTGAAGCAGTCGAAGAAGTTAGAGAAGACTCGCTCACATAA
- a CDS encoding NHL repeat-containing protein, with protein MSDTTNRRRFLKVAAATTVAAPAIFTSKRTMAQDVIGEGDHKFHCEHFFPRLPDQFHWQITHNVAIDPDNNLYVIHEGNKKLTDHPSIFVFDSEGTFIRAFGQQFQGGGHGIEIRVEDGTPYLYVAAYQQVKSIAKLTLDGELVWQEYAPMKSGLYAAGEASDPDQVWGRDRFMPTNFAFLPNGDFLLADGYGAWAIHRYTRDGKWLSHFGGAGDGKGKFALPHGIWLDDRIDGAAEIVVADRAHNTLQTFALDGTYKKTVTGFGLPANIDVFEDLMLVPELVAQVSILDQNHNTIAKLGSDQDRILADKEQAGDFTIRKDESRWEQGKFVHPHDGCFDKEGNIYIAEWVATGRVTKLTRA; from the coding sequence ATGAGTGATACAACCAACCGACGTCGTTTCTTGAAAGTTGCCGCCGCGACTACGGTTGCAGCTCCGGCTATTTTCACTTCGAAGCGAACCATGGCCCAGGATGTGATTGGCGAAGGTGATCACAAGTTTCATTGCGAACACTTTTTCCCAAGATTGCCCGATCAGTTCCACTGGCAAATCACTCACAACGTTGCGATTGATCCCGACAACAATCTGTATGTGATTCACGAGGGCAATAAGAAACTTACTGACCATCCTTCGATATTTGTTTTCGATTCCGAAGGAACTTTTATCCGCGCCTTTGGGCAACAATTCCAAGGTGGTGGACACGGAATTGAAATTCGCGTCGAAGACGGTACGCCTTACCTATATGTAGCCGCTTACCAACAGGTCAAATCCATTGCGAAGCTTACTCTTGATGGCGAATTGGTATGGCAGGAATACGCTCCGATGAAAAGCGGGCTTTACGCCGCCGGTGAAGCGAGCGATCCCGATCAAGTTTGGGGACGCGATCGCTTCATGCCAACCAATTTTGCCTTCCTACCCAATGGAGATTTCTTGCTCGCCGATGGCTACGGTGCGTGGGCAATCCATCGATACACTCGCGATGGTAAGTGGCTTTCCCATTTCGGTGGGGCTGGTGATGGCAAAGGCAAGTTCGCGTTGCCTCACGGAATTTGGCTTGATGATCGAATTGATGGTGCGGCGGAAATCGTTGTTGCGGATCGCGCCCACAATACTTTGCAAACATTTGCACTAGATGGCACCTACAAGAAAACCGTCACCGGCTTTGGCTTGCCGGCCAACATCGATGTTTTTGAAGATCTGATGCTAGTCCCCGAACTCGTCGCTCAGGTTTCGATTTTGGACCAAAATCACAACACGATTGCGAAGCTTGGTTCGGATCAAGACCGTATTTTGGCAGACAAAGAACAAGCGGGTGACTTCACGATTCGCAAGGACGAGAGCCGTTGGGAACAAGGAAAGTTCGTTCATCCACACGATGGCTGCTTTGACAAGGAAGGCAACATCTACATCGCTGAATGGGTAGCAACCGGTCGGGTAACCAAGTTGACGCGAGCTTAG
- a CDS encoding DMT family transporter produces MFGVICGGLAAILYTAANVALRQSVGVDPFLVAAVKAVPTVLFLGPFLVWLVARGKKLMTSSRMIVRFLIVALVGQFVGNAAFQVALEVIGLAISVPITLGVLIIGGAILGRIVLGEPVRINKVIAIVILISAIVILSLPSAGERPLASSSTLPIWVGALCAAASGAAYSLFGVVMRQTMHSGVSASLTMFLSGAVGVLSLWTFVLTRIELSDFNAIATEQWVVMSAAGLLNFSAFIAMSLSLKALPVVAVNLINASQVAMAALAGVILFAEPITAALVSGVTLTFAGLLVLAFGRK; encoded by the coding sequence GTGTTTGGCGTCATTTGTGGTGGACTTGCGGCAATCCTCTATACGGCAGCGAATGTTGCTTTGCGGCAAAGCGTCGGCGTCGATCCATTCTTGGTAGCAGCGGTCAAAGCTGTTCCGACGGTGCTCTTTCTCGGTCCATTTCTGGTGTGGCTGGTGGCACGAGGTAAGAAGTTGATGACGAGTAGTCGCATGATTGTTCGTTTTCTTATCGTTGCACTGGTTGGTCAATTTGTTGGCAATGCGGCGTTCCAAGTGGCGCTTGAAGTTATCGGTTTGGCGATCTCGGTGCCAATAACGCTCGGAGTATTGATCATTGGTGGCGCGATCTTGGGGCGAATTGTCTTGGGCGAACCGGTTCGGATCAACAAAGTCATCGCTATTGTGATCCTGATTTCCGCAATTGTCATTCTTTCCCTACCTAGCGCAGGTGAAAGACCTTTAGCATCGTCCAGCACTTTGCCAATTTGGGTGGGCGCTCTTTGCGCGGCTGCTTCGGGGGCGGCCTATTCGCTATTCGGTGTCGTCATGCGTCAAACCATGCATAGCGGAGTGTCAGCTTCATTGACAATGTTTTTAAGCGGCGCTGTGGGGGTGCTTTCGTTGTGGACGTTCGTCTTAACGCGAATTGAATTAAGTGACTTTAACGCGATTGCGACCGAGCAGTGGGTCGTGATGTCGGCCGCTGGTCTGCTGAACTTCTCTGCATTTATCGCAATGTCGTTGTCGCTCAAAGCGTTACCTGTCGTTGCAGTGAATCTTATCAATGCATCACAAGTGGCGATGGCTGCCTTGGCGGGTGTGATCTTATTCGCTGAACCGATTACTGCTGCGCTGGTAAGTGGCGTAACGCTAACGTTTGCCGGTTTGTTGGTGCTGGCGTTTGGACGTAAGTGA
- a CDS encoding PP2C family protein-serine/threonine phosphatase, whose translation MNNIENSSGGSRNLNDSKDSLAGGLTSHSCGMTHQGRVRENNQDQFLIAQLNKSMRVTATSLLLEDRLFGQVQGEVLLVADGMGGHAAGEHASRIAIDQLVTNLLGSIHWHFHGDVDREDEFMGNLESLLRNAHSRILLESAQNVDQRGMGTTLTMAYVVWPKLYVVHAGDSRCYLVRDGMAQQLTTDHTLARQMVEAGGLKPEDEAGSKWSNVLWNVLGGRSDGGEITAEVRQVDLKNNDRIVLCSDGLHRYFTAEQLAQVVGSDSNPESADLCEKLIQLANEAGGEDNITVIVSQPTGSDITKSTWIDDYDHRPPVSTQSLPKSDDLLLETIDTDEPDDSSDDFLHDTLPE comes from the coding sequence GTCACATTCCTGCGGGATGACTCATCAGGGTCGCGTTCGTGAGAACAATCAAGACCAGTTCTTGATCGCTCAACTCAACAAGTCGATGCGGGTGACTGCCACGTCGTTGTTGTTAGAAGACCGGCTATTTGGCCAAGTCCAAGGCGAGGTCTTGTTGGTTGCCGATGGCATGGGCGGGCATGCCGCGGGAGAACACGCGAGTCGAATCGCGATCGATCAATTGGTGACGAACTTGCTTGGTAGCATTCACTGGCATTTCCACGGTGATGTTGACCGAGAAGACGAGTTCATGGGGAACTTGGAAAGTTTGCTTCGAAATGCGCACTCTAGGATCCTGCTTGAATCGGCTCAGAATGTCGACCAACGTGGCATGGGGACGACGTTGACCATGGCGTACGTTGTTTGGCCGAAGCTATACGTCGTTCATGCGGGCGATTCGCGATGTTACTTGGTACGTGACGGCATGGCTCAGCAATTGACCACTGATCACACTCTCGCCAGGCAAATGGTCGAGGCCGGAGGGCTGAAGCCCGAGGATGAAGCGGGAAGTAAGTGGAGCAATGTGCTTTGGAACGTGCTAGGTGGACGGTCTGATGGGGGCGAAATTACGGCAGAGGTTCGGCAAGTGGATCTGAAGAACAACGACCGTATCGTTCTTTGCAGTGACGGGCTTCATCGCTATTTCACCGCCGAGCAACTTGCCCAGGTAGTGGGAAGCGATTCCAATCCCGAGTCTGCGGACCTTTGCGAAAAGCTAATTCAGCTCGCGAATGAAGCAGGTGGCGAAGACAATATTACGGTGATCGTGTCACAACCCACCGGAAGTGATATTACAAAATCGACCTGGATCGATGATTATGACCATCGACCACCCGTCAGTACCCAATCGTTGCCGAAGTCGGACGACTTGCTATTGGAAACGATCGACACCGACGAACCAGACGATTCATCCGACGACTTCTTGCACGATACACTTCCGGAGTAA